A genomic window from Cloacibacillus evryensis DSM 19522 includes:
- a CDS encoding acyl CoA:acetate/3-ketoacid CoA transferase — MAYVGFVPKISAEEAALYVKDNDVVAFCGAGGGITEASVLIDALAERYKKTSRPKYLTFWHSTGLGDRADKGMSPLAQKGLVKRVIGGHWGQSPRLADMADRNEIEAYNLPMGVMTSLVRAAAAGQPGILTHVGLGTFLDPRNQGGKLNDVTKEDLITLTKVEGKEFLLYKSVSPNVAFIRGTTADTEGYITMEDEITFVDNLAVAMATHNNGGKVICQVQKVVKAGSLHPKDVRIPGYLVDALVVVPDQPQLYNAPLNRFMSGDYVEDFAADSFKIPLSERKVIARRALMEITAGDIGNVGVGIADGIGVVAREEGVSDQFTLTVETGPIGGVSAQGIYFGASINMKAVIDMPSQFDFYDGGGLDICFLSFAEVDKHGNVNVHKFNGRAMGTGGFIDICQNAKKVVFCGTLTAGGLKVELNDGIVHIAKEGRFVKFVDYLPEITFNAANAMKNGRQVIYITERCVFHLVDEGIELIEIAPGVDMEKDIFPYIGFKPIVSKNLRTMDERLFKDKLMSVKLKTRY; from the coding sequence ATGGCATATGTTGGCTTTGTTCCCAAAATTTCCGCTGAAGAAGCGGCGTTATATGTAAAAGACAATGATGTAGTGGCTTTTTGTGGCGCAGGTGGAGGTATAACGGAAGCAAGTGTTCTGATTGATGCGCTTGCAGAACGATACAAAAAGACATCTCGTCCTAAATATTTGACCTTCTGGCATTCCACCGGGCTTGGCGACAGGGCAGATAAGGGAATGTCCCCACTTGCCCAGAAAGGGTTGGTAAAAAGAGTTATCGGCGGACATTGGGGGCAGTCGCCTCGTTTGGCTGACATGGCCGACAGAAATGAAATTGAAGCATATAACTTGCCAATGGGGGTCATGACAAGTCTTGTAAGGGCCGCAGCCGCAGGGCAGCCTGGAATTCTTACCCATGTAGGACTGGGGACATTTCTTGATCCAAGAAATCAAGGCGGGAAACTCAATGATGTTACAAAGGAAGATCTAATCACTCTGACGAAAGTTGAGGGAAAAGAGTTTTTGCTTTATAAGTCAGTCTCGCCAAATGTAGCGTTTATTCGAGGTACGACTGCGGACACAGAGGGGTACATAACAATGGAAGATGAAATTACCTTTGTTGACAATCTTGCCGTTGCTATGGCTACCCACAATAACGGAGGCAAGGTCATATGCCAAGTGCAAAAGGTCGTCAAAGCAGGGAGCCTTCACCCTAAAGACGTGCGTATTCCTGGTTACCTTGTGGATGCGCTGGTCGTTGTACCTGATCAGCCTCAGCTTTACAATGCCCCTCTCAATAGGTTTATGTCAGGAGATTATGTTGAGGATTTTGCCGCAGACAGTTTTAAAATACCGTTGAGCGAGCGAAAAGTCATAGCGAGACGCGCTCTTATGGAGATCACCGCTGGCGATATTGGCAATGTAGGGGTAGGTATTGCAGATGGAATAGGTGTTGTTGCCAGGGAGGAGGGGGTGAGTGACCAATTCACGCTAACGGTGGAAACGGGACCTATTGGTGGGGTTTCCGCTCAGGGAATATATTTTGGAGCAAGCATAAACATGAAAGCGGTCATTGATATGCCGTCCCAGTTTGATTTTTATGATGGCGGAGGATTGGATATATGTTTCCTGAGTTTTGCTGAAGTTGACAAACATGGTAATGTTAATGTTCATAAGTTTAATGGAAGGGCTATGGGGACGGGAGGATTTATCGATATTTGCCAGAATGCCAAGAAAGTGGTATTTTGTGGAACTCTCACCGCAGGGGGCCTAAAAGTGGAACTTAATGATGGTATCGTTCACATTGCTAAAGAGGGGCGATTTGTTAAATTTGTTGATTACCTGCCCGAGATAACATTTAATGCGGCTAATGCGATGAAAAATGGCAGGCAGGTCATATACATCACGGAACGTTGTGTCTTTCATCTTGTGGACGAGGGAATCGAGTTGATTGAAATTGCCCCAGGTGTCGATATGGAGAAGGATATTTTTCCTTATATCGGATTCAAGCCAATCGTATCGAAAAATTTGCGAACGATGGATGAACGCCTTTTTAAAGATAAACTAATGTCCGTAAAACTAAAAACAAGGTATTAG
- a CDS encoding AEC family transporter → MDTLIRGFVLILPLALLLTAGNLLFRKGFITPGDIATLSKFLFWIISPSLLFRNAFQINENMRTQTSFFWAVVCSALLAMLAAYAAERWLFRVKDRRRVALTTAAAMRPNTIYVGLPTVQTVIGNQAIGLLALYIAVAMPLYNLLSPFSSELILARRGDMRGFLKNAVKSILKNPMVMSPVCGILLVSLGMKTLPPTLDKSLQMVGNAATGMALLTLGASIEVGRAKKAFASCWREVLMRLFIHPAILYCCLNAAGVDAALKNVAVLVTATPTAVTLFVLAKGIGLDGSRAAEITVLTTLLSAVTIPMWIAFLGI, encoded by the coding sequence ATGGATACGTTAATAAGGGGTTTTGTCCTGATACTTCCGCTGGCCCTTCTCCTGACGGCGGGAAACCTGCTTTTCAGAAAGGGGTTCATCACGCCGGGCGATATCGCGACGCTCTCTAAATTTCTTTTTTGGATAATTTCACCCTCGCTTTTGTTTCGCAACGCCTTTCAGATAAATGAGAATATGCGGACGCAGACTTCCTTTTTCTGGGCCGTCGTCTGTTCGGCGCTGCTGGCGATGCTGGCCGCCTACGCCGCGGAGCGCTGGCTATTCCGCGTAAAAGACAGACGCAGGGTCGCCCTTACCACCGCGGCGGCGATGCGTCCTAATACCATCTACGTGGGGCTGCCGACCGTCCAGACAGTGATCGGGAACCAGGCGATCGGGCTGCTCGCGCTCTACATCGCTGTCGCGATGCCGCTCTATAACCTTCTCTCTCCGTTCTCCAGCGAGCTGATACTGGCGCGCCGCGGCGACATGCGGGGCTTTTTGAAAAATGCCGTAAAAAGCATCCTGAAAAATCCCATGGTAATGTCGCCGGTCTGCGGCATCCTCCTAGTGTCGCTGGGTATGAAAACGCTGCCTCCGACACTGGACAAATCACTGCAAATGGTGGGAAACGCGGCGACCGGCATGGCTCTTCTCACTTTAGGGGCGTCGATAGAGGTCGGCCGCGCGAAAAAGGCCTTCGCATCCTGCTGGCGCGAAGTGCTGATGCGGCTCTTCATCCATCCGGCGATACTCTATTGCTGCCTGAACGCCGCGGGTGTCGACGCTGCGCTGAAAAACGTCGCCGTACTCGTCACTGCGACGCCGACCGCGGTGACCCTCTTCGTCCTGGCAAAAGGCATCGGCCTCGACGGCAGCCGCGCCGCGGAAATAACCGTCCTTACCACGCTGCTCTCCGCCGTGACGATCCCGATGTGGATAGCGTTTTTGGGAATATGA
- a CDS encoding SDR family NAD(P)-dependent oxidoreductase: protein MRVKDKIAMFIGGGSDIATATAVKFIEEGATVILVDYDKSVFERVKDAYAGKEDKVREYVADARKYEEIEAAVEAAMKEFGRIDILVNCAGILIHKPIDVLTIQEWQDVIDINLTGIFNSCKAVTPGMKERKYGRIVNISSIGGRTGRPGVGVNYAAAKAGIVGLTQTLARELAPWEITANVIAPGPLKGRMFFGMEQHLIDGLIKNIPLGRVGEMGEIAYAILYLASDEAAWTTGEVLDVNGGAYI from the coding sequence ATGAGAGTAAAAGATAAGATCGCGATGTTCATCGGCGGCGGCTCCGATATCGCGACGGCCACAGCCGTAAAATTCATCGAAGAGGGCGCCACCGTCATCCTCGTCGACTACGACAAAAGTGTTTTTGAGAGGGTGAAAGACGCCTACGCGGGCAAAGAGGATAAGGTGCGCGAATATGTGGCCGACGCCCGCAAATATGAGGAGATAGAGGCTGCCGTGGAGGCTGCGATGAAAGAATTCGGACGCATAGACATCCTGGTGAACTGCGCCGGCATCCTGATACACAAGCCGATAGACGTGCTGACGATACAGGAATGGCAGGATGTGATAGACATCAACCTTACGGGGATATTCAACTCCTGCAAGGCGGTCACTCCCGGAATGAAAGAGAGAAAGTACGGACGCATAGTCAACATCTCCTCCATCGGCGGCCGCACCGGCCGTCCCGGAGTAGGTGTGAACTACGCCGCGGCAAAGGCGGGGATCGTCGGTCTGACCCAGACGCTTGCACGGGAGCTTGCCCCGTGGGAGATAACCGCCAACGTCATCGCGCCCGGACCACTCAAGGGGCGTATGTTCTTCGGCATGGAGCAGCATCTGATCGACGGTTTGATAAAGAACATCCCTCTTGGGCGCGTCGGCGAGATGGGCGAGATCGCCTACGCCATCCTCTACCTCGCCAGCGACGAAGCCGCGTGGACGACAGGAGAGGTACTCGACGTCAACGGCGGGGCCTATATTTAG
- a CDS encoding TRAP transporter large permease: protein MAGIVFFIFLLFLVMSVPIAIAMIVSTLVPLIAGAPGASSIQTLIQNTFSGADSTPIIAIPLFILGGVLMAEGGISEKLFNVFAYFVGKRRAGMPIAVIMTCLFYGAISGSGPATTAAVGGMTIPLLISLGYDKRFCAAMVAVSGGLGVIIPPSIPFVLYSLATGVSTGALFLAGVLPGLFIGICLMVYAVVYCTIHGEDKEKIMANYNKLHERGFWPLFRESFWAFLSPIIILGGIYSGVVTPTEAACISIFYALFIALFVYKSIKYNELWGYFGSAVRTYAPLCFLLAFATAFGRMLALIKAPAMFSNFILTYFTAQWQVLLVIVVIFYFLGMVMDTGPAILIMAPILLPLVTQVGVNPVHFGVIMVTNLAIGLSTPPFGLDLFVASGLIKDKPIAVSKPAIPFIAAFTVALLVIVYVPKISLALLGM from the coding sequence ATGGCTGGCATAGTATTCTTTATCTTTCTGCTCTTCCTTGTGATGAGCGTACCGATCGCCATTGCGATGATCGTCAGCACCCTTGTGCCGCTGATCGCGGGAGCGCCCGGAGCGAGCAGCATCCAGACGCTCATTCAGAACACCTTCAGCGGCGCGGACTCGACGCCGATCATCGCGATCCCGCTCTTCATCCTTGGCGGCGTCCTCATGGCGGAAGGCGGCATCTCGGAGAAGCTCTTCAACGTCTTTGCCTACTTTGTCGGCAAAAGGCGGGCCGGCATGCCGATCGCGGTCATCATGACCTGCCTATTCTACGGCGCGATCTCCGGCTCAGGCCCCGCGACGACGGCCGCCGTCGGCGGCATGACGATACCGCTCCTTATCTCTCTCGGTTATGACAAACGCTTCTGCGCGGCGATGGTGGCTGTTTCCGGAGGCCTTGGCGTCATAATCCCGCCGAGCATCCCTTTCGTTCTCTACTCGCTGGCGACGGGCGTATCCACTGGCGCGCTCTTCCTCGCCGGAGTCCTGCCCGGGCTCTTCATCGGCATCTGTCTCATGGTCTATGCTGTCGTCTACTGCACGATCCACGGTGAAGACAAGGAGAAGATCATGGCTAACTACAACAAGCTCCATGAAAGGGGTTTCTGGCCGCTCTTCAGGGAAAGTTTCTGGGCTTTTCTCTCACCGATAATAATCCTCGGAGGAATCTATTCCGGTGTCGTCACGCCGACGGAGGCTGCTTGTATTTCGATATTCTACGCGCTCTTCATCGCGCTCTTCGTCTACAAGTCGATAAAGTACAACGAGCTTTGGGGGTACTTTGGCAGCGCGGTGAGGACATACGCGCCTCTCTGCTTCCTGCTGGCCTTCGCCACGGCCTTTGGCCGCATGCTGGCCCTCATCAAAGCTCCGGCGATGTTCTCCAATTTCATCCTCACCTATTTCACGGCGCAATGGCAGGTTCTGCTGGTGATCGTCGTCATCTTCTACTTCCTCGGCATGGTCATGGACACCGGTCCCGCGATACTGATAATGGCGCCGATACTCCTGCCGCTTGTGACGCAGGTCGGCGTGAATCCCGTCCACTTCGGCGTCATCATGGTGACGAACCTCGCGATAGGGCTCTCGACGCCTCCCTTCGGCCTCGACCTCTTCGTCGCGAGCGGCCTGATAAAAGACAAGCCGATCGCGGTTTCGAAACCGGCGATCCCCTTTATCGCGGCCTTCACCGTCGCTTTGCTGGTCATCGTCTATGTGCCGAAAATCAGCCTTGCGCTGCTGGGCATGTAA
- a CDS encoding TRAP transporter small permease, which yields MKIIRWLDKHFEESVLILLMIGISCTMFLQVIMRYFFNMPLTWPEELSRYMWIWTVFFSMSYTIYMRNMLRVDVLAEFLPERVRQILEISIQFLSLGIYSVFAYYSLIVYRSLVISGRVSPALRIPMYLVYSALCIGFFLSIVRTLQLIVELVMEMRGRKSEHLKMMEEMQETMKKEGI from the coding sequence ATGAAAATTATTCGCTGGCTTGACAAACATTTTGAGGAGAGCGTCCTCATCCTCCTCATGATCGGCATCTCATGCACGATGTTTCTGCAGGTCATAATGCGCTACTTCTTCAACATGCCGCTCACCTGGCCGGAGGAACTGAGCCGCTATATGTGGATATGGACCGTCTTCTTCAGCATGAGCTACACGATATACATGAGAAACATGCTCCGCGTTGACGTCCTCGCCGAGTTCCTTCCGGAAAGGGTCCGGCAGATACTGGAGATAAGCATCCAGTTCCTCAGCCTCGGCATCTATTCGGTCTTCGCCTACTATTCGCTGATAGTCTACCGTTCGCTCGTGATAAGCGGGCGCGTCTCTCCCGCGCTGAGGATACCGATGTACCTGGTCTACAGCGCGCTCTGCATCGGCTTCTTCCTCAGCATCGTGCGCACGCTCCAGCTCATCGTCGAACTTGTGATGGAGATGCGCGGCAGAAAGAGCGAGCATCTCAAGATGATGGAAGAGATGCAGGAAACGATGAAAAAGGAGGGCATATAA
- a CDS encoding TRAP transporter substrate-binding protein: MKHGKMFYLSMILATAAMVLASFSTATADPAKYAKLKPMTLLYPHTSPKSEANALMAELIKKYAEAETGGKLTIEVMPAAQLGTAQETAQQLQDGSVNISSEQVYSMVDFIPEVSVFDMLFMFSTYDKNTIDKTLNAGPMNKFLQEKYNKAGFQLLGYMQGATFRETTSNRKLNGPADFKGMKIRTLPSNNFVVGWKAMGTAPTPITIGELYLSLQQKLVEAQENPYDIVLSNNFNEVQKYLCATHHNLYIMHIVMNKKFYDSLPKEYREALELAVKKARTEIGNSMPQLADKSKKELLKRGMTLIEYDNKAFGQFRASVKPQWDSIRKIAGNQVVDMMVKELSANSKKK, encoded by the coding sequence ATGAAGCACGGAAAAATGTTCTATCTTTCAATGATATTGGCGACGGCGGCGATGGTCCTGGCCTCTTTCTCAACGGCGACGGCCGATCCCGCGAAATACGCGAAGCTCAAGCCGATGACGCTGCTCTATCCGCACACCTCGCCCAAGAGCGAGGCGAACGCCCTGATGGCGGAGCTTATCAAGAAATACGCGGAAGCCGAGACCGGCGGCAAGCTGACGATCGAGGTGATGCCGGCGGCACAGCTCGGCACCGCGCAGGAGACGGCGCAGCAGCTCCAGGACGGCAGCGTCAATATCAGCTCGGAGCAGGTCTACTCGATGGTGGACTTCATACCCGAAGTCTCGGTCTTCGACATGCTCTTCATGTTCTCCACCTATGACAAGAATACGATCGATAAGACGCTGAACGCCGGACCGATGAACAAGTTCCTCCAGGAGAAATACAACAAGGCCGGTTTCCAGCTTCTTGGCTACATGCAGGGGGCGACCTTCCGCGAGACGACGTCGAACAGAAAGCTCAACGGCCCCGCGGACTTCAAAGGTATGAAGATCAGGACCCTGCCCTCCAACAATTTCGTCGTCGGCTGGAAGGCGATGGGAACGGCCCCTACGCCGATTACGATAGGCGAACTCTACCTTTCGCTGCAGCAGAAGCTCGTCGAGGCGCAGGAAAACCCCTATGACATCGTTCTCTCCAACAATTTCAACGAGGTACAGAAGTACCTTTGCGCCACGCACCACAACCTCTATATCATGCACATAGTGATGAACAAGAAGTTCTATGACTCACTGCCGAAGGAATACCGCGAGGCTCTGGAGCTTGCCGTGAAAAAGGCGAGGACGGAGATCGGCAACTCGATGCCGCAGCTCGCCGATAAATCGAAGAAGGAGCTCCTCAAACGCGGCATGACTCTGATCGAATATGACAACAAGGCCTTCGGTCAGTTCCGCGCCTCCGTCAAGCCGCAGTGGGACAGCATCCGCAAGATCGCCGGGAATCAGGTAGTCGACATGATGGTCAAAGAACTCAGCGCCAATTCGAAGAAAAAGTAG
- a CDS encoding SDR family NAD(P)-dependent oxidoreductase: MILEGKKAIVSGGNAGIGRAITLAYAKEGADVVIYGRNDEKNAAVAAEAETLGVKAYPIRCDVSKPDEVETAVKQSAELLGRIDILANIAGISPKKPGGFKIPFYELEIDTWREVMEVNLNSVFYVSRLVSRYMIEQRYGKIINMSSIVGLTGSEHGPAAACYSASKAGIISLTRSMAYELAEYNVTVNAAAPGRIATAMSGANNEYYNKRNLNDIPAKRFGTPEEVADFFVFCASDKSSYITGETTLITGGWLIR, translated from the coding sequence ATGATTCTTGAAGGTAAAAAAGCGATCGTAAGCGGCGGAAACGCTGGAATCGGCAGAGCCATAACCCTCGCCTACGCAAAAGAGGGCGCGGACGTCGTCATATACGGCCGCAATGACGAAAAGAACGCCGCCGTCGCCGCCGAGGCGGAAACCCTGGGAGTGAAGGCATATCCGATCCGCTGCGACGTTTCAAAGCCGGACGAGGTAGAGACGGCTGTAAAACAATCGGCAGAACTGCTTGGCAGGATCGATATTCTGGCAAATATTGCGGGGATCTCGCCGAAAAAACCGGGCGGTTTTAAAATCCCATTTTACGAATTGGAGATCGACACATGGCGCGAAGTCATGGAGGTCAATCTTAACTCCGTGTTCTACGTATCGCGGCTCGTCAGCCGTTACATGATCGAGCAGAGATACGGCAAAATAATCAATATGTCCTCTATCGTAGGGCTTACCGGCAGCGAACACGGTCCCGCGGCGGCCTGCTATTCCGCCTCGAAAGCGGGAATAATATCGCTGACACGCTCGATGGCCTACGAGCTTGCGGAATATAACGTCACGGTCAACGCCGCCGCTCCCGGGAGGATCGCCACCGCTATGTCGGGGGCTAACAACGAATATTACAACAAACGCAATCTCAACGATATTCCCGCGAAACGTTTCGGCACGCCCGAAGAGGTGGCGGATTTCTTCGTCTTCTGCGCGTCGGACAAATCCTCGTATATAACGGGCGAGACGACTCTTATTACCGGGGGATGGCTTATCCGTTAG
- a CDS encoding sugar phosphate isomerase/epimerase family protein, whose protein sequence is MTRKYSIAHLTWLPWTPAEMIYNTHLIGYDYVSLRTISQGLPGEVNHDIANDSELFKLTEQALKDTGMKINDIELAKIDANTADVRKYEPHLEAAAKLGVKNVITNIWTPDKAFYTEKFAELCDLAAKYGICVNLEFVTWAEVKDLQSARELLDTVKRGNALILLDTLHFYRSRVTLDELKSTPKKLFRTVHICDAGEEIPADKESLVHTGRAERLYPGEGAIDIAGIVKNLDDDVLLCVEMPHVERVRRIGAVEHARRTLESAKEYFKAHGTE, encoded by the coding sequence ATGACGAGAAAGTATTCCATAGCCCACCTGACGTGGCTGCCGTGGACTCCGGCGGAGATGATCTATAATACGCATCTCATCGGCTACGATTATGTAAGCCTGCGCACCATCAGCCAGGGGCTTCCCGGGGAGGTGAACCACGATATTGCCAACGACAGCGAGCTCTTCAAATTGACGGAGCAGGCGCTCAAAGACACGGGGATGAAGATCAACGATATCGAACTGGCCAAGATCGACGCGAATACGGCGGATGTCAGGAAGTACGAACCTCACCTTGAGGCAGCCGCGAAGCTCGGCGTGAAGAATGTGATAACGAACATCTGGACGCCCGACAAGGCGTTCTATACGGAAAAGTTCGCTGAACTTTGCGACCTTGCCGCTAAGTACGGCATCTGCGTAAATCTTGAATTCGTCACCTGGGCGGAGGTCAAGGACCTTCAAAGCGCCAGAGAGCTTTTGGATACGGTGAAGAGGGGCAACGCCCTCATCCTTCTCGACACGCTGCACTTTTACCGGTCGCGCGTGACGCTGGATGAGCTGAAGAGCACTCCGAAAAAGCTGTTCCGGACCGTCCATATTTGTGACGCCGGCGAAGAGATACCGGCGGATAAGGAGAGCCTCGTCCATACTGGCAGGGCGGAACGGCTCTATCCCGGAGAGGGCGCGATAGATATTGCCGGAATAGTTAAGAACCTCGACGACGACGTGCTCCTATGCGTGGAGATGCCGCATGTCGAGAGAGTGCGCCGGATCGGAGCCGTGGAGCACGCGCGCCGCACGCTGGAATCGGCGAAAGAATATTTCAAGGCGCACGGAACAGAATAA
- a CDS encoding GntR family transcriptional regulator, whose product MYKQDGTDASKKKSESLSNYVYEAIKKKIIDGELAPGNQLMDRALAAEMGVSRTPIRDALKRLSQEGWVLWREHRGIVVSEVNSDDEYQLFLLREMIEPFIVRKIITTKRPQVLAGQLVSIADEMEKVKDNPVEFMKKDMQFHTSIIEFLGVTKLCPLWGMICDDMTRLVVQSVRKRRSPDDIMEEHRILIEAFWRADLEKALECINRHCRQIVETYHNEI is encoded by the coding sequence TTGTACAAGCAGGATGGTACGGATGCTTCTAAGAAGAAATCGGAGAGTCTTTCCAATTACGTCTACGAAGCGATAAAAAAGAAGATAATCGACGGCGAGCTGGCTCCCGGCAATCAGCTGATGGACAGGGCGCTTGCCGCCGAAATGGGGGTCAGCCGCACCCCGATACGCGACGCGCTGAAACGCCTTTCGCAGGAGGGCTGGGTGTTGTGGCGCGAGCATAGGGGGATCGTCGTCTCCGAGGTCAATTCCGACGACGAGTATCAGCTCTTCCTGCTGCGCGAGATGATCGAGCCGTTCATCGTGAGAAAGATAATCACCACCAAGCGCCCGCAGGTGCTCGCCGGCCAGCTTGTGTCCATCGCGGACGAGATGGAAAAGGTGAAAGACAATCCCGTCGAATTTATGAAAAAAGATATGCAGTTCCACACCTCTATCATTGAATTCCTCGGTGTTACGAAGCTGTGCCCTCTCTGGGGCATGATATGTGACGATATGACGCGGCTCGTAGTGCAGTCCGTGCGGAAACGCCGCTCTCCGGATGATATTATGGAGGAGCACCGTATATTGATAGAGGCTTTCTGGCGGGCCGACCTGGAAAAGGCTCTTGAGTGCATCAACAGGCATTGCCGGCAAATCGTTGAGACTTACCATAACGAAATATAG
- a CDS encoding MFS transporter, whose protein sequence is MKRLFFVILLLGFMLSNLMRISGVVVLPPLGESLGLSASTIGFLSSLFFYTYGLSFGLWGVLIDRRGAFRCCGTALLVAACGSFIMMFSGTAAAIGLGRALCGLGLSSAFTGILTYCAVSFPQKDYGGYVGLSMVVGHSGTIIAVAPLGFAMKLIGSRGVFCVLGLFALALGAALLCFRKDDPLTRPADGSVDPAAVFSELWTVSKNIWKKFPLRVVMYTWGVSAAAAAALQGLWAVAWLQTAAGMPLGTAYLCATWISFGMVAGPAFGGWLVRCCRNEKRSFFTVCLLTQASWLLWLLLSLFSGSAALFGAAGFLIGFFNGCGYVFMGSAVRSLVPLSQNGGTIGVINMFLYLMVIIFQWGTGVCLDLFKAPAGGYTNLGFLSGFFLIVLLQGWAFWLITKVNSFKSA, encoded by the coding sequence ATGAAGCGTCTCTTTTTTGTCATACTGCTGCTTGGCTTCATGCTGAGCAACCTGATGCGGATATCCGGGGTGGTGGTGCTTCCTCCGCTCGGTGAATCTCTGGGGCTCTCAGCCTCCACCATCGGCTTCCTCTCAAGCCTCTTCTTCTACACTTACGGTTTGAGTTTCGGCCTCTGGGGAGTGCTTATCGACAGGCGCGGGGCGTTTCGCTGCTGCGGTACGGCGCTGCTTGTCGCCGCCTGCGGCTCCTTCATAATGATGTTTTCCGGCACCGCCGCCGCCATCGGGCTGGGGCGCGCCCTCTGCGGCCTTGGCCTTTCAAGCGCCTTCACGGGGATACTCACATACTGCGCCGTGAGTTTTCCGCAGAAAGACTACGGAGGATACGTCGGCCTCTCGATGGTCGTCGGCCATTCCGGGACGATAATCGCCGTCGCGCCGCTTGGCTTCGCCATGAAGCTGATCGGTTCGCGCGGCGTTTTTTGCGTGCTCGGCCTCTTTGCGCTGGCGCTCGGCGCGGCGCTGCTCTGTTTCAGAAAGGACGACCCGCTGACAAGGCCGGCCGACGGCTCGGTGGACCCAGCCGCCGTATTCAGTGAGCTGTGGACCGTCTCTAAAAATATCTGGAAAAAATTCCCCCTGCGCGTCGTGATGTACACCTGGGGCGTATCGGCGGCGGCCGCCGCCGCGCTGCAGGGGCTGTGGGCGGTCGCCTGGCTCCAGACCGCCGCTGGAATGCCGCTCGGCACGGCCTACCTCTGCGCGACCTGGATAAGTTTCGGCATGGTGGCCGGCCCTGCCTTCGGCGGCTGGCTCGTCAGGTGCTGCCGCAATGAGAAACGGAGTTTCTTCACCGTCTGCCTGCTGACTCAGGCGAGCTGGCTGCTGTGGCTTTTGCTGTCTCTCTTTTCCGGCTCCGCAGCGCTCTTCGGGGCGGCGGGATTCCTGATCGGCTTCTTCAACGGCTGCGGCTATGTCTTCATGGGCAGCGCGGTGCGCAGCCTGGTGCCGCTGAGCCAGAACGGCGGCACTATCGGCGTTATAAACATGTTTCTCTATCTCATGGTGATAATCTTTCAGTGGGGCACGGGGGTATGCCTCGACCTCTTCAAAGCCCCGGCCGGCGGCTACACCAATCTCGGCTTCCTCTCCGGCTTTTTCCTGATCGTCCTCCTGCAGGGCTGGGCCTTCTGGCTGATAACGAAGGTAAATTCGTTTAAATCCGCGTGA
- a CDS encoding sugar phosphate isomerase/epimerase family protein: MAHKYSLAHLTVLGWSPVEMAYNAALIGYDYISIRNINMGVKGERDFSIPLGGERYKALKEALGETGIAIHDIELARVVAGVDVKSYEAAFESGASLGAKGVISSVWTDDKEYYTAQFAALCDLAAQYGLTVNLEFVTWAGVWNLGGALELLNTVKRPNARLMVDTLHTWRSKVSVEELAACPKELFDMAHICDGPAEIPARDDKEALIYTGRDARYYVGEGAINIADMVKALRPDTVLSIELPHLARVEKYGYTEHARRCLETAKEYLKNNGAE, encoded by the coding sequence ATGGCACATAAGTATTCTCTCGCTCATCTCACCGTCCTCGGCTGGTCTCCCGTGGAGATGGCCTATAACGCCGCGCTCATCGGATATGATTACATCAGCATCCGCAACATCAATATGGGGGTCAAGGGCGAAAGGGATTTCAGCATCCCTCTCGGGGGCGAGCGCTATAAGGCGCTCAAAGAGGCGCTCGGCGAGACCGGGATCGCGATACATGACATAGAGCTCGCGCGCGTCGTCGCCGGCGTCGACGTCAAGAGCTACGAGGCGGCCTTTGAATCTGGAGCCTCGCTTGGCGCGAAGGGCGTGATCAGCAGCGTCTGGACCGACGACAAGGAATATTACACGGCGCAATTCGCCGCGCTCTGCGACCTCGCGGCGCAGTACGGGCTGACGGTGAACCTTGAATTCGTAACCTGGGCCGGTGTATGGAACCTCGGCGGCGCGCTTGAGCTTCTCAATACGGTGAAGCGCCCGAACGCGCGCCTGATGGTGGACACGCTCCACACCTGGCGCTCGAAGGTCTCCGTCGAAGAACTCGCCGCCTGCCCGAAGGAGCTCTTCGACATGGCCCATATCTGCGACGGCCCGGCGGAGATCCCCGCGCGCGACGATAAGGAGGCGCTCATCTACACGGGACGCGACGCCCGCTATTATGTCGGCGAGGGCGCGATCAACATCGCCGATATGGTGAAGGCGCTGCGTCCCGACACGGTGCTCTCCATCGAACTGCCGCACCTCGCGCGCGTTGAAAAGTACGGCTACACGGAACATGCCCGCCGCTGCCTTGAGACGGCGAAGGAATATTTGAAGAACAACGGCGCCGAATAG